A portion of the Ferrovum sp. JA12 genome contains these proteins:
- a CDS encoding DUF1178 family protein: MIVYDLSCPYSHQFEGWYDSSESFEKLQSLGLLACPICQSQEINRIPSAPFIGSSITKNTDSPAVKETPGQHTTTNNIAVQGDLEQLRQQILRLINLSSEDVGSQFTEIAKKIHYQEIPQKNIRGTASLDELQELYEEGIEVMLIGNPGDSEVKH; this comes from the coding sequence ATGATTGTTTATGACTTAAGTTGTCCATACTCCCATCAGTTTGAGGGGTGGTATGATTCCTCGGAAAGCTTTGAAAAACTACAAAGCCTAGGACTGCTCGCTTGTCCGATTTGTCAATCCCAAGAAATTAATAGAATACCTTCTGCACCATTTATTGGTTCCTCTATTACAAAGAATACCGATTCTCCTGCGGTTAAAGAAACTCCCGGTCAGCACACAACAACAAACAATATTGCCGTGCAAGGTGATTTAGAACAGTTGCGTCAACAAATTTTGCGGCTTATAAATTTAAGTTCTGAGGATGTAGGAAGTCAGTTCACTGAAATAGCAAAGAAAATTCATTATCAAGAAATTCCACAAAAGAATATACGAGGTACAGCCTCACTTGATGAACTACAAGAACTATATGAAGAGGGAATTGAGGTCATGCTGATTGGTAATCCTGGCGACTCTGAAGTTAAGCATTAA
- a CDS encoding dienelactone hydrolase family protein: protein MNGQWLEINKDDQSTFSGYLSLPPTGKGPGIILIQEIFGVNEHIQQVADQYAMDGYVVFAPDVFWRQEQKVTLGYDEVSFKKGLELYNHCNMQTARDDLIKAVNFLRQRSEVTHKIASIGYCMGGLLSYMVGAENAVDAAICYYPGGIDQQLSTASEVNLPLLFHFAEKDQYIDDKAVKTVTKTFAKKSNAWVLTYPNVDHGFNCWSRSMYNQEAASLARGRTLEFLSIFLNK from the coding sequence GGCTGGAAATTAATAAGGATGATCAATCTACTTTTAGTGGGTATTTAAGTCTTCCACCCACTGGTAAGGGGCCTGGAATTATTTTGATTCAGGAAATATTTGGTGTAAACGAGCATATACAGCAAGTGGCTGATCAATATGCCATGGATGGTTATGTTGTTTTTGCTCCTGATGTTTTTTGGCGCCAAGAGCAAAAGGTTACATTAGGTTATGATGAAGTGAGTTTCAAAAAGGGCTTAGAGCTCTATAACCATTGCAATATGCAAACCGCCCGTGATGACCTCATTAAGGCCGTTAACTTTTTACGTCAACGTTCAGAAGTTACCCATAAAATTGCTTCGATAGGTTATTGTATGGGTGGTTTATTATCATACATGGTTGGTGCAGAAAATGCTGTGGATGCTGCAATTTGCTATTATCCAGGGGGTATTGATCAGCAACTGAGTACGGCTAGCGAAGTTAACCTTCCTTTGTTGTTTCATTTTGCAGAAAAAGATCAATATATTGATGATAAAGCTGTCAAAACTGTGACGAAGACCTTTGCTAAGAAATCAAATGCTTGGGTTTTAACTTATCCTAATGTAGACCATGGATTTAATTGTTGGTCTCGGAGTATGTATAACCAAGAGGCAGCCTCTCTTGCACGTGGCCGAACGCTTGAGTTCTTATCTATTTTTTTGAATAAATAA
- the ygiD gene encoding 4,5-DOPA-extradiol-dioxygenase, with amino-acid sequence MKNNVFFIGHGNPMLAITPSSHTTSWQHLGLSNLSPQAILCISAHWVSKTLAVTAMDKPRTIHDFTGFPEELYAQNYPAPGAPELAVELSKALAQFNCSLDYSWGLDHGSWAVLKYIYPQAVIPVLQLSLKQNEGLEFHFKLGQAISHLREKNILILASGNSVHNLYAANWAIHAKPDPRAVEFDHILLSILTRRDYHSFFNLFNDYPSLTKWAHPTLEHLLPLSVAFGASVVEDNLSVVCEGVDLSSISMMSLSWSS; translated from the coding sequence TTGAAAAATAACGTCTTTTTTATAGGTCATGGGAACCCGATGTTGGCTATTACCCCCTCCTCTCACACAACATCCTGGCAACATTTGGGGTTAAGCAACCTTAGCCCACAGGCTATTTTATGTATTTCGGCCCACTGGGTTAGCAAAACATTGGCCGTAACGGCCATGGATAAACCAAGAACCATTCATGACTTCACTGGTTTTCCTGAGGAATTATATGCACAAAATTATCCTGCCCCAGGTGCGCCTGAACTGGCAGTGGAGTTGAGTAAAGCCTTGGCTCAATTCAATTGTTCTCTTGATTACTCATGGGGCTTAGATCACGGTTCGTGGGCTGTACTAAAATATATTTACCCCCAGGCTGTGATCCCAGTACTGCAACTATCACTCAAACAAAATGAAGGTTTAGAATTTCATTTCAAACTAGGGCAAGCCATATCTCATCTCAGAGAAAAGAATATATTAATCCTTGCCAGTGGCAATAGTGTGCATAATCTTTATGCTGCCAATTGGGCAATCCACGCCAAGCCAGATCCTAGAGCAGTTGAATTTGATCATATTCTCCTTTCTATCTTAACAAGGCGAGATTATCACTCCTTTTTTAATCTATTCAATGATTATCCCTCACTAACTAAGTGGGCGCATCCCACATTGGAACATCTACTTCCCTTGTCTGTAGCCTTTGGAGCGAGTGTGGTGGAAGATAATTTATCAGTTGTTTGCGAAGGAGTAGATTTATCTAGTATCAGTATGATGAGCTTATCATGGTCAAGTTAA